From one Mycolicibacterium sp. HK-90 genomic stretch:
- a CDS encoding helix-turn-helix domain-containing protein gives MTVSASSDRGLAESANLSRPVIELRRGGHALAGSYLYEGDGLITGWHSHEVHQIEYALHGVVEVETDAAHYLLPPQQAAWIPAGLQHQAVMNPDVKTVAVMFDTQLIADPGDRARIIAVSPLIREMMIYGLRWPIDRAHGDDTSDAFFRTLANLVADALDHEAPLSLPTTEHPIVAAALAYTKEHLASVTAEDVSREVAVSDRTLRRLFAETIGISWRTYLLHARMLRAMALLAGPDQSVQATATAVGFENLSSFTRCFTQFCGQTPSAYRSRAREEPRPGS, from the coding sequence ATGACCGTCTCTGCATCTTCGGACAGAGGTTTAGCTGAATCGGCCAACCTGTCGCGGCCGGTGATCGAGCTGCGGCGCGGCGGTCACGCGCTGGCGGGCAGCTACCTCTACGAGGGCGACGGTCTGATCACCGGATGGCACTCGCACGAGGTGCACCAGATCGAGTACGCGCTGCACGGCGTGGTCGAGGTGGAGACCGATGCCGCGCATTACCTGCTGCCACCGCAACAGGCCGCGTGGATCCCGGCCGGCCTGCAGCACCAGGCGGTGATGAACCCCGACGTCAAGACCGTCGCGGTGATGTTCGATACGCAGTTGATCGCCGACCCGGGGGACCGGGCCAGGATCATCGCGGTCTCCCCGCTGATCCGCGAGATGATGATCTACGGGCTGCGCTGGCCGATCGACCGGGCCCATGGCGACGACACGTCGGACGCGTTCTTCCGAACCCTGGCCAACCTTGTCGCCGACGCGCTGGATCACGAGGCTCCGCTGAGCCTGCCGACCACCGAGCATCCGATCGTCGCGGCCGCGCTGGCCTACACCAAGGAGCACCTCGCCTCGGTGACTGCCGAGGACGTCAGCCGGGAGGTGGCGGTATCCGACCGGACGCTGCGACGTCTGTTCGCCGAGACGATCGGAATCTCTTGGCGGACATACCTTCTACATGCCCGCATGCTGCGGGCCATGGCGCTGCTGGCCGGCCCGGATCAGTCCGTGCAGGCGACCGCGACGGCCGTGGGCTTCGAGAATCTGAGCTCGTTCACCCGGTGCTTCACCCAGTTCTGCGGCCAGACCCCGTCGGCGTATCGGTCGCGCGCCCGAGAGGAGCCTAGGCCCGGCAGCTGA
- a CDS encoding amidohydrolase family protein — protein sequence MQTDDLILISIDDHVVEPPDMFLRHVPAKYKEEAPIVVTDDKGVDQWMYQGRPQGVSGLNAVVSWPAEEWGRDPAGFAEMRPGVYDAHERVRDMNRNGILASMCFPTFTGFSARHLNMHREEATLVMVSAYNDWHIDEWAGSAPGRFIPIAILPTWNPEAMCREIRRVAAKGCRAVTMPELPHLEGLPSYFDEDYWGPVFRTLSEENVVMCLHIGTGFGAISMAKDAPIDNLIILATQVSAMCAQDLLWGPAMRNYPDLKFAFSEGGIGWIPFYLDRSDRHYTNQKWLRRDFGDKLPSDVFREHSLACYVTDKTSLKLRHEIGIDNIAWECDYPHSDCFWPDAPEQVLAELNAAGASDSDINKITWENSARFFGWDPFQHTARDQATVGALRAKATDVDTSIRPRAEWARLYEQKQLTKA from the coding sequence ATGCAGACCGACGACTTGATCCTCATCAGCATCGACGACCACGTCGTCGAACCGCCGGACATGTTCCTGCGGCATGTGCCGGCCAAGTACAAGGAGGAGGCTCCGATCGTCGTCACCGACGACAAGGGCGTCGACCAGTGGATGTACCAGGGCCGTCCGCAAGGGGTGTCCGGCCTCAACGCCGTCGTGTCCTGGCCCGCCGAGGAATGGGGGCGTGATCCGGCCGGGTTCGCCGAGATGCGCCCCGGCGTGTACGACGCGCACGAACGCGTCCGCGACATGAACCGCAACGGCATCCTGGCCTCGATGTGCTTTCCGACCTTCACCGGGTTCTCCGCGCGGCATCTCAACATGCACCGTGAAGAGGCCACCCTGGTGATGGTGTCGGCCTACAACGACTGGCACATCGACGAGTGGGCCGGTTCAGCGCCCGGACGCTTCATCCCGATCGCCATCCTGCCGACCTGGAACCCCGAGGCCATGTGCCGGGAGATCCGGCGGGTCGCCGCCAAGGGTTGCCGGGCCGTCACCATGCCGGAACTGCCTCACCTGGAAGGACTTCCGAGCTACTTCGACGAGGACTACTGGGGACCGGTCTTCCGCACCCTGTCCGAGGAGAACGTGGTGATGTGCCTGCACATCGGCACCGGATTCGGCGCCATCTCCATGGCCAAGGACGCTCCGATCGACAACCTGATCATCCTGGCCACCCAGGTGTCGGCCATGTGCGCACAGGATCTGTTGTGGGGCCCGGCCATGCGCAACTATCCCGATCTGAAGTTCGCCTTCTCCGAGGGCGGAATCGGTTGGATCCCTTTCTATCTCGACCGCAGCGACCGGCACTACACCAACCAGAAGTGGCTCCGCCGCGACTTCGGCGACAAGCTGCCGTCCGACGTGTTCCGCGAGCATTCGCTGGCCTGCTACGTCACCGACAAGACCTCGCTGAAGCTGCGTCATGAGATCGGCATCGACAACATCGCCTGGGAATGCGACTACCCGCACAGCGACTGCTTCTGGCCCGACGCGCCCGAGCAGGTGCTGGCCGAGCTGAATGCCGCCGGCGCAAGCGATTCCGACATCAACAAGATCACCTGGGAGAACTCGGCGCGGTTCTTCGGCTGGGATCCGTTCCAGCACACCGCCCGTGATCAGGCCACCGTCGGCGCACTGCGCGCCAAGGCCACCGACGTCGACACCTCGATCCGGCCGCGCGCGGAGTGGGCCCGTCTCTACGAGCAGAAGCAGCTCACCAAGGCCTGA